Part of the Venturia canescens isolate UGA chromosome 2, ASM1945775v1, whole genome shotgun sequence genome is shown below.
AGGAAACCGAGTCCAGTGAATGCTGTGCCCATCAAAGCGAAGATAGACGAGTCTCATTGGGTAGTCTCGAAAGCCACAAAATTAGAAGGCAATCTGGAGGCAAACGATGGCACGATTTTACTAGCGACAAAGAAAACGTAATGACAGGTCAACGTTTTTCCGATCCTATGAGCATTTCCTATCGCAAGTCGCCTGGTTCCCCAGCGCAGAATGAACGTCCGATTGGCCGCCATTCCAACAACCACCACGATATAAACTCCCGACGACTCATCGATAAAGATGCCCATACCGGTTATAAGAAAATATCTGATCCAGCATTAAACCTCCCgttgaaaaaagacaaaaaatcagATCGGAACGGGCGATCGGTTCTAAGAACTCGCCATCAGAATCCAAAAATATGTTACAACTGTGAGAAAGAGCTGTGAGAATATTcgcgaaacatgaattttcgaaaaatcttccatttgaaaatatatttacattAATTATTGAGATCATTTCCTTGAGGCACAAAGCAGATCGGAATAATTTAAGAGCGTTGACAAAACAAGGAAAATTTATTAACATAAACAGAAGTTTTAGAACGAGATCGGCGATGCGTCACCGTTGAttagaattttatcaaatttcatcTCGCATtggttcaataaaattttgaatgtCCGTCTGACTCTGTTGACTCGATAGCCTCTCCATCGCGAGTGGCTTGAACGATCGTCTTTCGGCAACATCCGCATCCACAACACGTTTCGTTCACAAAATGATCCTCACGTTGGGTAAAAGTATTCTTATCAGCTCGACATAGCCCAGAACTTCCTCTATTTTTCGCATACAAGTAGGCATCTTTACGAATTTCCAATAGCTTAGGAATCATGCACTGTGGAATAGTAAAAAATAAggtacattgaaaaataccagcGTGAATTAGCTATtattttcggaaaattttattattcaatgcCTTTCGTGTTGAAACAGTTTTCGTTAACTCCCTCTAACCTCATAGATGTGATTGTATATGAATGACTGTCTTACCAGTGCTCCAGTAACGAAACAACACAAGTTCGTAATGCAGGCACCACAGATCGAAAGGATTATGACTTCGTACATAATTGCAGTGAATTTTAATCGAAAGTAGTAAGAAAGTAAATTGTGGTAGAAATTTTGACAGCTTTGTTTTGTCAAGGAGATCCCTCGTgccaagttttcaaatttcgcCACCAATCGTCGCGGtactatcttttttttttgctcgtcgAAGCCGGAGGTTGATGCTCGAGATATTTTTCCTCAAACGGAATTTATTATGACGGTAGTTTCCTAGCACCTTGCTAACGATCATCGTTCAAGGTGATTTCGTTTTCGACATGCAAATATTTACTTAAAAATCATGGTGTTGGTGCTGGAGCTCGTGGGCGTAGGTGTTCTCGGTGCTTGTCTCTCTGTTTTACTTTGCATAATTGCCGGAGGCACGGTAAGTGTACGTACGATGcagaaaagttggaaaatggATGAGgaggttttttcaaaacaaactTTTCTGTCGTCAAACAGCCCCGAGGAGTCCTAAGAGTCGCTGACTCCGAAGCAAACTCGACGGAGTCTCGAATAAGCCAGTGCCTTGGAAAACGATCAGAAGCAAATCGATGTACGAGCATGACCAAGAATTTGATAGAAAATGGCAACAGCGCTATCAGAAAACTCCGACCCAGCGGGCAGAAGGAGTTGGAGCACAAAAGCGATATTTCGGTGGAAAGTTTGTACCTCGACAATAAAATGACAGCTGTCAACACGGAGAATGACGCCGCAGAAAATCCTCTTTCAATTGAGAACCCGGAAGGGTCTACGGACGCAGGGACGAAACTTTGCAATTATTGCAGGACTTACAAAGCTGCGAAGGATGTAAAAAATTTGCTGGGGACTAAaatattcacgaaaaaaagtgaaaacggAATGAAGAGCGCACGAATCCCTGTCAAATACTACGAAGAATCCAAGAAAATAAACAATCACGAGTGGAGAAAAGtacgaacgaaaaaacgaaaatttcttcTGCCGCAAACTTTCGTAATTGATAGTAAAGTCAAAAATAACAAGGACATTCATGCATTTCCGGACGACTTTTACGAAAGAATCATTTGCAGACACTGTTACCTGGAAGCATTGAAAATAAAGGCCAATAAAGTTGGGAAAAACAGTACAGATTTATAAAATTCAAAGTGTTAATATTTTGTAAACAATTTTCATTCCGCTGCAACGAAACCGTTTGAAAATGAAGCTGCAAATCTATTCTACTGTTCTTGAGATTCTTTATTCTCGACCGGATCTTTATCGACGACAACTTGAACTCTTTGGTCCTCGGGAGATATTTTGTGGGTCATGGTCCCTTTGGCTCTTCGACTTTGGTGAAATTCACGATTGTCGTCAAGGActtgaacgattttttgtaCCGTCGAAACTTCCATTACGATCGTTGATTTCGCATCGGACGAAGGCGACGGATTTGCTAATTTGATATTCTCGGTGGACGTCAATTTTTCCAGGGTTTTTACCCCTCCGACATTCATCTTCATTAATATGTCTTGAGGCTCGGTTTTTATAGGGCTGcttaaaagaaaattaaataaaatgacgtattcaacgaatgaacgcgTCAGTATGATTAGATAAGAAAAAACCTCAGCGATTCgtcctttttctctttgttgCACGAGTTATAATTCGTGCTCTTGGTATCGAatttatcacgttttttccCAACCGATTTGGGGCATCCAAGCTTCTCGTTCGGGGAATGTTTTCcatcgattttcaaatttctattttcaaaGCTCTtggtttttttcactttcagtTTTGAATTTCGATCACCGTGGGTGGGACAGTTTCGTCGGTGTCTTCTGTACTGCCACCTAAAATCgcgacaattttttcatttccattgaCAAATAGTCTCGAGTGGAAAGAGGTTGAAGGAGGAGAGGCTCGGTGCAAATATTCGATTACCACAAAGCACAAGTCGTCATTGTGGAACTGAACATGAAAACACAGTTGAGAACAGTCAGCATCAGCAGGGGTTCCAGCATCTtgagaaatttgtttttattagcTTTTACGATGATAACGAAAGCCcattataattttattcgtcaCTTTGACGTTACAGTCCGAATTCGTATAACCCAAAAATCCGACGAAAAACGTTTCACTTTTGTCATCCAGCCAACTACGATTGCCTTTGGTTTTTTGTGCAAACAGTCAACGTGTGCGTGCATGGCGGCTACGCACGTGTGTACGGGCATGAGAAGTTGCGCTCTGATGACGTGATAGATAACCAAATTAATCGTAAAACTTGAAACACTATTAATTCATCGGATATTCAATGATGATTACAAGATTGCGGTGAACCAAGCACGCGCTCGAGATCGTTTATGAGATGTTGGGAATGTTAAGCTTGGGTGTTTGCATCGCCTGCATCTCGTGTTTGTGCTGCCTCTGCACCGCTACAGTGGTAAGCGAGTTTATTTAAGGGGCACCAAGGAATGCAGCATTTAAAATCGCGATCGACTGAATCATTGAGCTCATTAATTCCAGATCGCCATTCCGGACTTGATAGACTTGCGGAGAGTTTCGAAACTCCATGGAAAGCGAGAGCAGCAGAGCGAAGCGAAAGGTGCTAGCGAGCATGCTTTCTGCCCTGCGAAAAAAGTCGGAGTCGTTTTCAGCAGAGAAGGGAGCGAAGGGTTCGAGAGCGAAACGTGTCGCTGTGCAACGACCTGGGATTTGCTTCCGATAGTGAAAAGCCCCAACTGCGATTGCGGCAATGTCACGAGAAGGAGAAACTACTGCAAATGTCCTTCGTTTTCCGAGCTGGTTACCATCCCAGCGAGTTGTCCGGTGAAGCTTCACCCCCGAATCGCATTGAAATAATGTCACGTTTCGTTGTaacgtttgtttttcaataacaCTCATTCCGCAAGAGATCGGTGGTCCTTAAAAAATTAGACTCTTCGCACGTGATGCCCAAATTCAATCGGAAGCGAGAGCGAGCAACAGGATTCTCGGACGTGACGAAAAAATCCTGCGCGGATTCTCCCAAAGGGAAATACGAATTTGGAATCATTTTCAAGCTTCGCTCACGCTGACTGAACAATCGTCGATATAGAAATCGCCGAGCCACCGCGACAGTAAATCCGGAACGGTGATCGATTTGTCTAATAAATTGGCACTTCAATGCTGACCCAGAGCCGGAAATCCGCGGTACAAAATGGTGTTACGCACTGCGTACCGAGTCGTTAGCAAAAATAGCTTTTCACATTCGACGACAGGTCTTGGTGAGTTGGAATGGTTGTTGGGACTGGCGAACCGTCACGGCGGAGTGTTCGATCGAACCAGGGGACGAAGAAAAGTTAGCACCCCttaaatgtatatatttatacattggAGGACACGCAACGGGCCCTTTGCACCGCGGGTGGTCAGGCTCGTAAACACCGAACCTAATAAGCACAATAGCGaactataataataaaaataatcatgaTAATAACGCCTCAATGACATTATTATCCACTGGGAAGGGTCTTTTCCGGTCTGTGTGATGCATCTGTGTGATGCAACGAGATATCATCGAACGGATAGGTGACTCGGCTTTGGTTTCGTTTATTTGGGATGTGGTCGAACGACCATTGTTCAAATCGCGTACCTCCTCAGCGTCTATTTTACGTATGATTTGTGAGAATGGATGACGATCGGAACGAGGCCAAAGGGCGAGCCGCGATCTCGGACACAGAACCCCATTGCCACCTATGGCGCCGATTTATTCTCCCGAAACGCCTTTCCGCGATcaaatgaaattattaatgACACGTGAACTCCGGGGATCGGTTCATTTTCATAGACTCTGGTACTCGTTGGAATGGGTGAGCAGCCCTTTGCGAAGGGATGCGATTGACGTGTGGCGGAAGATGTGGCAAAATTATTCCAAGATTTCAACGAAAACGGCAGTTTTGATTTTGCATGTCATTTTGGCtagaaaaaatggaggaaaacGATTCTGAGAATAACGTTTTTAATGATTTGCTCTTTTCTTGTAtcaaattaatataataagCCGGATAAATTTATACGTGGGCAGGTGACACGTGATCTTTCGATTAAATTAATAACTTCGTGAAAATTGAGGGCCCATAAAAGTCGGCGAGGATCATTCTGACGAGGAACCAATGGGGACTCGaaataaagagaatttctttgCAAAGGTGCTCGAATTTTGATTTCAGGATAACAGGAATAGAGCTGGGAATAAGAAGACTCAACGAAAGGGAAAGAAAATGGGAATAGATCGAGGAGATTGGGACACGAAGTATTTCTTACCCCGGATTAGATTCTGGTCGTGCGTGTGACTCTGTCTCGTAACAAAGAATAAGGAGACTGGCCGCTCACAGCACGAATACTTCGTAGCCCATATTTGAGGCATTATGTGAAGCTCGAGGTATCCAACTGCGAATCCGTCGACACTGCTCGTGTGGCGAACTTAACGGATTTGGATCGTTCAATTTGAATAACTTTCTCATGGGATCCCGCTACGAAAGAGCCATGACTCCGaggaatcgaaattttcccagcAAAAAGGAAatcatctaatttttgaggaaatttttattcttttttcgagattcagtataatttttttttatcattttaaagTTCCTATTGATGCACTCGAGATATTTTcggtaaaaaatttcataaaaaatcttcCGTCTACGTTTCTCGTAAGTGTTGTCTCATGGGgttaaattttctcacgagaCATTAACGAAAGCTTGAATACAGGAATGAGGAATAGTGCCGCACACGTAGCAGCACATACGATCAATTATCACGGTCACGTTTGACTAAACGAGATAAATGAGTTCAACAAATGCGAAGGAGTTTCGAAGttggtttattttttttgaaaaatctcgtgGACACATTTGGAGAATTTGAAGAATGGAGAAGAAGGTATGGTGCGAGGTGTATCGCGGTCACTTGTCGTTCCTATTGTATGTGAAATCGACCGCAACAACGAGAACGCGAGAAGAAATAGacgaaggaaaagaaaggGAAGTATGAGGGCGGAAAAGCCACAGAATGACGCTCTTTTAAGGTGGAAAACcacaaaaaaacgagaaagaaagagatcgaagtggggatgaaaaaaatgtcgaagcatttttttccctcctacTGTTCAATCACACATGTCACACGCTATTTACCGCATATCGAGAGCGAGTATCTTCacatttcctaatttattgaCGCCGCATTGTAATGCCTCCCTCTTcgtataatatttttcatatacaaTAGCCGAAGAGTATGCGAATGCAGACCGCACACAACGATCCACGACTCGAGAAGCATCGCATTTTATGAACTCCCACGCCATTCGTTATTATGAACTGCTTCgcctttttttactttctttttATCATTCTCCTTGCCTCCCGTGACAATGAGATCAACTCCTCGCACTCCACACAGTCCTGGTTTCCTTTTATCTGTTGTTCCGAGTGACAAAACCTTTGCAATGGGCTACAAAGTATGAAAAATCGGTGTTCAACTCGAAcgtaaattttcgttttcattaaCGCAATAAGTTAGGCAAGTCCTTCGAAGCGATTGAAAGTCAATCGACCGACAAATTTCACTGACAAACATGCTGGACAACATTCCACGATCGACtgaaaaatcgagagtgttttttgcattttcgaaaatattatttcaaacaTCTTTTTCCGGTTGGCCTTTGAGTCAATGGTTTATAGAGAATGACTCGACGAAAATGTGCTCGTTGAAAGTGCGAATGTATCTGCGCCTTTGGAAAGTGACATTACACGATAATAACGACGCGAGTGaatgaaattatgaatgaactCGAAATCCTCGGTAGTGAGGAGCGCTCACTTCTGATAATACGCCGTGAAACTCAAAGTGGGTGTCGCCTTTGagtatcgaaaattttcgtcgaagagtGACTGGTGACAAAACTCGATACGTCTCTCGAGAGCGTAGGCCCGAGAGGCCAGGTAATGGGGAAGCTCCATCAATCGTTGAAGCCTCGTAACAATGATCTTTTTCTCGACTCCCGCAATAACCCTCGGACTGGCGATATTTAAACGTAGCTTTTCATTGAGCGGTCGAGACACGATGCGGGGAAGAGAGAAATAGCGGGAAAGTAAGTGGGAGGGTCAAGAGAGATTTCATTGAGGTTCGTGGCCCGTTGCGAAGCAATTTTCCAATGTATCAATGGCCGATTCTAACGTTTCGGAATTCTAAGCGTTTCgagaatcgttgaaaaatgaatgaacacGCAGACTCTCTTGAAACGTACATTTTAAGTGAGTGTACAATCACTTTCAGAAGCTTCGCTTcacccacatttttttcaactcgaaaTACGGTGGTAAGAGCAGCCGAATTCTTTTGGTTCACTCGAAAGATTATTCTTCGTCGAAAATtcagtttattttttcagcTCATAATTCATCGTTTACATAAACATTATCTATTAATTCATTGTTGATATGCGTTTCGTAATTCAATGAATTACGTCGTAGTAAGCCAATTTAGCGAAGCTTTCATAAATGTTATGGAAAACAAGCTCTCAGCCAATGCCGTTCCACTGTCCGGGCAGTGCAGCTATTTTTTGCAGATCAATCCGCACAAATTGGACCACCACAACAATCGGGCCACGGTTTCGTGCTATCGGGCTTTTTGTAATCAATAGTAGTCCGACTCTTTCCGCAGTGGAACGATGGAcaagtgaaaaaaacttcaCTGCCTAACGATCACAGGAGATGGCGTTGtgcattcgaaaataaaattgatggaaTAATTATTTAGACAGGCATCGATTGGTTTATGAAGAATCAGTTTTCAGAACATTCTCGTGGCTCATCCAAGTAAGCTGATTGTGTCACCGGGATGACACTTTATGTTACCACATCCGCAATGGGGCGAGtggatttttcatgaaattatcggTCGATTGACATACgatgaataaataatcaacGAAAAATGTACATATTATTCTATTGAGCGAAacaaacatatttttatatgCGATGAGGATAATTCGGATTTTTCCAGAAAAACGTCAAAACGAatgtgataaaaaatattttcttctcgtGGTTTTATTACGTTGCAAGCAACTTCGAATATTTATATGATCAGAAATTCTTCCAATACGAAAAAGCATAAACGACGCGATTActtcactttttctttttcttctttttctttggttTCTCTGCTTTCTTAGCCGTTTTGATTACCTCGACCGGGGGGACGCTCGATTCAACCGGAAGCGGAGCTGGTGGCTTTGGGGTTTCAGGTTTACGGACGACGAGAGGTCGCTGGGAAGCTGGCCGGGGTGTCGGTGGCTTCGGTGTTCTCAGCTCCAACTCAATATTCCGCTTTCTCTGTCCCGGCGGAGCGCTCTTTTTGTTTATGCGCAACAAATATATGTTTTGATTGCCGTCCGTTATATGATCGCTGTGGACTTCTTGAGAGTGTGACGGATCGGCCAGCGAGGGATGGACCGTGATCGTCCTTTGCTGATCATTTGGGTCTTTTCCTCTTTTGGCACCTGCCAGCTGCAGGGAAATTTTGGTGCTTGGTTAATAATTTGAAAAGCTGATAAACCTTTCGAACGAAATCATCGCGATCCCGCTATAATTTCGTGAGTCAACGAACACCCTGTAGCCACTGCATTTTAACTACGAACTGTGAGGGCCAGTCGTTAAAAATAACGATCCCGTACAATGTTAGGGATGCTGCGATCGGAACTTGACCCAAAgttcatgaattttcatgacaAACTTTATCCCTAACAATGTGTTGGATCGTGGTGTGAAAAACAGTGAATCTATGGGAAAATACTTGATAAGCGAAGGCTTCAGGCTTGTAATTAGTGTCGTCCTTGCCGACGAGGGTTCTCGAGCGAATTCTGAATAGGATTTGATTGTTGTCACCGGCATTGACGATTTTCGGTCCCTGATTATTGGAGGGTCTACGAATTTCCGGGATTGCACAATCGCACGGAGGGTCCCACTCTCCGCCTTTTCGCTTCGATAATCTGTTCTTGTCCTTCTCGACTCGAATGATCAATTGATTGCCGATCATTTCGGCACCGATTTCTTGATAATATTTGGGCGAGTCGGCGAGTTCCTTTTCCGACGATGTCGCCGGGCCTTGGGATCGGACAGGCAAACTTGGAAGCTGCATTGGCCTGCATCCGCAGGcctctttttttaaattgatcaaTTATATTCACCGTTCAATTGGAAAATAACTCATAGAATAATTAAAGAGCTTGTCGCATAGTCATGAATGTGGAATTGCACTTACTTTGGGCTTGACCGCTTTTTTCCATCGGGATGATTGCCAATTACACTCTGTCGATTTAAATAACCAAAAAATCTGAAACCACCGGCGGGGAAGAAGCTCTGATGAAGAAGAAACAGTTTGCTCGAACTCTAATGTTTATCGAACTGAATCGAAAGTGTCAAATCCGCGCGCGGCGCAGAAATGATCGTCGATCAACTTCACACGAATTCGCCATAACCCCAAACAACATTTCGGCCTCAAAACTCACGTGAAAATTCTCAGTTCAAGCAATAACCTCAATgacagaataaaaatgattatcgCCACTCGCAGATGTGGTTGTACACTGAAAAACGTTAAATCAGAAGGTGAAAGATCAGGAAACAGGCAGAATT
Proteins encoded:
- the LOC122406486 gene encoding uncharacterized protein codes for the protein MEKSGQAQKACGCRPMQLPSLPVRSQGPATSSEKELADSPKYYQEIGAEMIGNQLIIRVEKDKNRLSKRKGGEWDPPCDCAIPEIRRPSNNQGPKIVNAGDNNQILFRIRSRTLVGKDDTNYKPEAFAYQVFSHRFTVFHTTIQHIVRDKVCHENS